GTAATTTCTTGTGTCCAATTGTCCAATTTCTCGCTAATGCTTGCCATGGACAACTTGTATAAATTGCTGATATCTTTAGTTGGCTACTGCAtcaaatgacaaaaatataaaactatggTATACACAAGCACAAACATTCTTTAAATCGTTTTTCGAACATACACATTGGGTCAGGTGCATTAAATTTTCTCCTGATGGAAGACTTTTGGTATCATGTAGCGatgataaaacaataaaagtatGGGATATTACCAGTGGACTGTGtgtcaaaacttttaatcagTTAAAAGGtttgttaaaaacatttaataagtttatattttacaaatctagaataaaatttttctatgttaGCTCCTGCTAGATATGTGGAGTTTCATCCAAATGGGATATATATTGGAACATGTATGgatacatttgtaaaattgtatgatCTAAGAACAGGTGCTTTATATCAGTGTTATAATTCTCATAAAAAAACTGTGaatatgattaaatttcaTCCAACAGGACATTTCATGTTAACAGCTTCTGATGACTCTACAATGAAggtaattgaaattttttatttcatacgGTGTGTCTGGAAAGATtcaaatttagaattattgaTTGAACAGGTGATAAGTTCATTTGATACCCTGTATAACGATTTCGGTAGATTATTAAACTTTCGTGATTTTATCGGGTTTGCTGataacaagaaataatatgATTAGATTTTAGATCTTCTAGAAGGCCGCCCAATTTATACTCTCAAGGGACCTTCGTATAAGACTGCTATAACATCCATAGCATTTTCAAAAGATGGTGAGTTTTTTGCTTCTGGTGGCACAGATCGACAAATTCTACTATGGAAGTTAAATTTGTCTACGGATAAACAAAATGGAGAGTTTTCTAAACAATTACATCTCCCTGTCATCAGAGAAAAATCTGATGTAGATGAGATTTTTTCAATTAGCGACAAACATGAAGAAGATACATACAAGAAGCAGGATCAAGCAAAAGTAATAACTTAATACATAACCACTATTTATTGAATATGAAAAGTAatgattgcattttattaaccCTGGAATActgttcatatttttcttacatgcTCGCacaattaagaattttattacattttctttttgttaaaataattgaaagttgacattattttaaagtaaaaaatcttatcaaatattttaagctatcaaaattttatcaacaaaaactgtattaaacttgaattaattttttaaattttcaagtaaCTGATATAATTTCTACTGTGAatgaatttatgaaaatttactcACAGTAGCATTCCAGGATTAAAGTGTCGTAAATCATATCAAAGactatgtaaatttataagatatatcATTTCAGTGTTTATTAGATGCATTAGAAAAGTCGGATTCAGAATCAGATAGCAGTCCAGATCTGTCAACACCAGAAGTGATCAATGTTAAGAACATTAAATCTCCTAAAACGAGACGTAGCAAACGTATAGCAAAAGTGCCAATCCTACAAAATCAAATATTGAGTGCATCTTCGTCTAACCAATCTATAAAGAAGATAGATGTACTGTATGATGAAGTACAATTAATacgtcaaaatattaatatgttagaACGACGCTTAATAACATTAGAAgaacaatttgaaaaactaaATTCCCCTGGTTTATAATCGTTTATCActtgaaataatatgtatatacgtatcaATGTTAACAACTGGTTAATTTTCCAAGCACAGTTTTAATCGACGTGATAaaaacagatatatatatttaaatttaaatagatatatgtttctatatatAGAAagggaaaataaaatatataattatatataaaatatctccccaaaaaaatattttgtgtttgtgtaaaataaatcaagaataattgaaaaataattttaaaaataattcttgccttatatatataaaataaaattgcaattatattgcaattatacaatatgtacaactttatatatatctatatgaatacaataatatatgggcaattttttattttcttgaaacttgaaaaaactgcaaaaataatcttaattatttttcaatattattatttttacatacaaacAGATTATAGCAAAAGAagcaaaacatttatatttggatatattttatacataattatatttacattaaatttgattGTATATAGACCTTTTTCTATTGAgggataattttataatacaggtTACAGAGAAATTTGTAAACATTACAAATTTGCTGATAATTAGTTTTTCAAtgctttgtattataaatgaaaaagtaacatctcatgttaaatattgataaactcaagaaattttaatatgtaagcCGCTTTGGATAATAGAAGACATTAATTACATGATCTCTAATATGTTCTTAAATGTActatatttttgtactttttatgtatatgtatatatacacacacgaacaattaatgtgatttttcttattttttataaaaaaggtacaatgtaaaaaatatctctcTTATAATGTAtgtcatacatatttttagcAGCACCTGTTACAATCAcgtaaattacttattttccTTAGTGGGTCCCTAAGAACTGACAAGTCTTTCCTGTTTTCTTGATTGTTTGTAAAATCTCATCTGATCCAAGCGCAGTGGTCACAAATACCTTTTTTGCTGGTAAATCTATCTTGATGTCATCGATACCTATGTATTACATGATAATATATTAGAGATACTttgaacaataaattataacatatatatatatctttttactaatattgtaattgtgtTCTTTCTTTGCTTGACCCTTCTACTTTCTTACACCGTATGTTTAACACCTGCTTCTATGGATGAATTTTCaccaaaatattaatttaagtttagtACAGTAtttgtttgcaaaattttgatagattaaaatgacatttaatcacattttatttacattaaaagaatgttactttaattattccaACACCTTgcaaaatctataaaatagaaaaatttcttaattttgtgtaatagttaattaattttaattaattaacttaattttgtaGAGTAGTAATAATCCTCCGTTTGTAATCTGGATCTCTTTTGGCCCAGCCCAAGTttgtttactattttaaattttcatttaaaaattaggaTTACTTTTCAacatcataattaaattaccaaatagtttttttaattaaatgcaaaaacctttaataaaaattgaaatttaaaagtgAAATTTTGCTTGTGCCAAAAAAGATCTAGTTTACAAAAGGATTAATGTGAGAAAAATGTAAGTGGCACCAGTAGCTTTAAGGTTAACCTCATTTCACttgattcattaatttttgcaaaagtaCTTTTGCAAACGTCTGTAAAAGTTGTTGATATTATTTGTGGAACAAAAAGGATTACATGCATATTTTTGCACTTGCAAAATTGATTACAAATAGCATCTCGAGTACCTGCTTTTTTCCTGAGTACGTTTTGCACAGCAGTCGAGCATCCTTCGCACGTCATTTCGACGGTGAATTCGTGTACCTTGTTAATAAATCACTCGTTAAATGTTTCTAAGTTCTCATCTAAACTGTCTAAATCTCTTTaagactaaaatattattttcttgttacCTGAGCTGCCATAATAACGATATAAGTCTCCGAGGCTTGATGTGTCAAGTGGATCGTAATGTATTCCAAATCAAACGACGAAGTAGGAAAGAATAAAGTGCATACACTCGACAAAAGTCTTATCTGCAGCTGTACCGTAAATGATAACACCACATATTCCGTTCATTTATGTTAATCCTTTCCGTTTGAAAAGTAAATTGTTATCGGTTTATAAGACAATAGATTAGCTagacttttaattttgttttcttcgaTAATGTTCGATAAAAGTAATTCCATAGTGTCCTGCATATATAATAGTTAGCCAATActccttaaaaaaatattgtggttaatcaattattcatgtggttttctaaatttttggtCTGATATTTTATGTCAAACCGAGCTCAAATGTGATAATACTGGCTTTTCGAGTCGAGACTCAAACTACCAATTAAACACATGAGGCAAGCATTGCCTGGAAAATTAGATTTGTCATATAACTTTTGCTATAATTTTAGTACCTGTaagttttctcattttaaattaaacttttcataaatgttaaaaacagTATATCTGTTCCCAACTAACCCGACATCTgtcaattatatcaaaattagataaaactatatatgcTTAAGGGAATAAGAAAATCTCAAATCGAATCATGAGATATTGTCAAGATCGTCAGCTCTCTGTATTCTAAAATGttccaatttattatttaataaatttgataaggTTATCattctgaaataatatattttggaaGGGGGATTGCATACTGGTAGTCGCGCAATTTCGGAGACTATCATTCCGcaattacatacatatgtttttatgcataatattacgtatattacTTAAGCAATGTGTAACGAGACTCGGAGAGGGGGGAAGGAcctttcattaaaatatattcattcttttaataaaaatataggaGACTATTAGTTTGGTCTCGATGAAAAGACGAGTTACAGATACATGCAAAACTTGTGAAAGGGAGGCTGTAGCGTTATTAGGAGTAGAAATCAATTGAGCACAACGTTATGAAATGATATTATTGCCAACTAAGACTCGTTTTGTTGGTAGTCTattctatttcttattattcgATGTAAATGCGATGCGCAAACATGTTGCTgataaatcataaaagtataatatcgAATGCTGAACGCAAGAGTCAATGATTGGAAGATGgttatttcaaaaaagaaaaatgcaatTCTTTTGTACTAGTAAAGAGATGTGCTTTCTGTCGCAAACAGTGACTTATGGCGTGACGTGATTCTTTATNNNNNNNNNNNNNNNNNNNNNNNNNNNNNNNNNNNNNNNNNNNNNNNNNNNNNNNNNNNNNNNNNNNNNNNNNNNNNNNNNNNNNNNNNNNNNNNNNNNNNNNNNNNNNNNNNNNNNNNNNNNNNNNNNNNNNNNNNNNNNNNNNNNNNNNNNNNNNNNNNNNNNNNNNNNNNNNNNNNNNNNNNNNNNNNNNNNNNNNNNNNNNNNNNNNNNNNNNNNNNNNNNNNNNNNNNNNNNNNNNNNNNNNNNNNNNNNNNNNNNNNNNNNNNNNNNNNNNNNNNNNNNNNNNNNNNNNNNNNNNNNNNNNNNNNNNNNNNNNNNNNNNNNNNNNNNNNNNNNNNNNNNNNNNNNNNNNNNNNNNNNNNNNNNNNNNNNNNNNNNNNNNNNNNNNNNNNNNNNNNNNNNNNNNNNNNNNNNNNNNNNNNNNNNNNNNNNNNNNNNNNNNNNNNNNNNNNNNNNNNNNNNNNNNNNNNNNNNNNNNNNNNNNNNNNNNNNNNNNNTAACCGTTTCTCGGAATTCGTCGAGGAGACTGGCGCCTGAGTGTCGCCTCGCTTTTTTTTGACGACAAAAAAAACTTCGGACAAGCATCCCGGAGCCTCGACGATTTCCGAGAAGCGATTATTCGAAGCATCGAAGCGGAAGCCTCGCTTTTTTTCGATGACAGAAAAAACTGTGGACAAGCGTTTGCACTTAAAATCAAATAGGCCGAACGCGATTTCGCGGAAAAGGGAAGAGTCTCCTCGACAATTTCCGAGAAGCGATTACCCGAAGCATCGAGGTGGAAGCCTCGCTTTTTTTCGACGTCGGAAAAAGTTTCGGACAAGCGTTTGCACTTAAAATCAAATAGGCCGAATGCGATTTTCGAGGAATCCTATTCAATCACTATTTTCGTtcacatgaaaaaaaatttacttacaattagaacttAAAAcattgctctagtttacaccgagcacttggtacgcgtatcaagtagtgaatttaagctgatcagccaatgattaaacacattcactagttatttactatttaatacgcgtaccaagtgctcggtgtaaactagagcattgGTATGATGCGTGACGTCACGAAACGAAACCCGAATGTACATTGGCAATCCATGTATattgcaagcaaagtaaagtccacatgggttagcgacttggacgagGTAGgctgcgggagggggggccaAAGGcctcccttgcaccccccggtgtgtgtgtgtgtgtgtgtgtgtgtgtgtgtgtgtgtgtgtgtgtgtgtaaaacattctctgcaccacatgggtttgtgaCTTTCCATGCAAAAGATTAACAAGATCCTTATACATACTTTCACGCATTTTCATATGCAtttgtatcataatatattatattgttactaGAAACCATATGTAAAAAGTAATCATAGAGCAACGCTAAGCAACAAAGGAGCAATCGTTTTATGTTGAATTTACTCGCAGGGGACAGCAGGAAATACGTTTGTTTAAGAAAACGAATGGtttattgctaaaatattaaagaaaattaattatacgagTGGAGCGATTGAATATCACTACAGAGCAAGCGAGGAGCAATCGTTCTATCAACAAAAGCAATAGAAAATGTCaatgttataaacaataacgTTTGAATATTTCCGCCATCGGTTGCCGAGCGAAGCAGTTACGGTAGGCCGCCGATAGGTGGCGGCGGCGTCACttgtgaaattaataatttgttaatttttcaatataaatgcaataaatcatgaaaataattatagagcAATGCGAAGCAATGAAGGAGCAATTGTTTTATGCTGTATTTAGTTGCACAAAgctattataaatgttttttattataaataaaaaattttaccattttttgttaatatttaaaaaaatattgattttaaaaggAAAGCAATTGTAGATTCTGATGGAGCAATGAAGGAGCAATCGTTTTATACTTTCCTTTTTTCCATACAGCTATTATAAAtaggttttttattaaaaataaaaaattttacgttttttgttaatatttcgaaaagtattaatttgaaaaaaggaGCAATTGTGGATTCTGATGGAGCAATGAAGGAGCAAtcgtttaagtttttttttttcttaaatatggACTTGCAGCGCCAACGTATTTCTGGTAGCTTAGATGCTATAGATGCATGTGCGCCGTTCTCCTTCCACATACGAGATACGAGGAACCGGAGGAACAAAGAGGAGGAAAGATGAAGAGTGCAAAGGGATCAGCTAcaattgttttaaacaataaatttattatttctcctGTGGAACCTAATAATCCCTTAACCTTGTTGGAGTAAAGTGTGGTAATTGAGagtacaaaattcaaaatgattGAATCTTGCACGAAGAAGCGAATGTTGTTAGGTATTACATTCTTAGGAGGGTTAGTTTTTCATATATTCCGTATTAAATAACAGATTGATATTGACAAAAACTGTTTAATTCTGGAATGCTACATGGGAATTGTCACCCAAATGCTAGTTCAAATTTAGTGCAGttttagttattaaattttgacagcttaaaatatcatttggtgagttttttttacattaaaatagtgTCAGTTGAGCTAGTCTAACACTTTGCAACTTATTGTAGACAAAAATTCTTAATCGTGTAGACGTTAATTatgtaagtaaaatataagtagTGTTCTTGTATTAAACAGGGATTTGTTGACTCAACTTAATgttttgtataattgtatTCCTGACAGACTAACAGTTCTAGCGCTAATTATTGAGAGCCACTGGACGAACAGTTCAAGTAAGCTTTATGTCGACAATTACGAGAATAATTCATCCTGTATCTCTGGTGAGGAGTACGAGGTGATATCCGAGTGTCATCCATGCACGGCTTTTGAGATTGCTAGTGAAAGCATTGGTATTTGTGTTCATGCAAGGTACAAGGAAGTGCTGAAATGCAAGAGTGGTGAAACAATAACAAGAAGGTATAGTATACTGATAGGATTCTACATCTTGGCTCCagaattatgtttaaaacatgttttgaACACtacattgttatatataaatgattgttttaaatacatattaaatgtaCTACAACAAAtatgtctttaaaaaatgtgccaTTTAAAATGCTATTTAACACATGATAAAAACATcaaaaacatgtttaaaacaaaatgatcttaaaaaacatgttttttttattaactctgTTTAacttacatacattatattcttatatatttgttatagttGCGACAAAGTAGCCTGGCTGGAGGAAAGAGCATTCTGGAAGTTTGAGGGCTTCATGTTTGGCACTGCAATCATCTCTTGCTTTGCCGTGTACTggagagaaaatatattaagacaAAGAATAATCAGAAAAGTAGCAAAACAATTGCGAATTAGTGTATGAGTACCATCAAAAGCGTgtgaaagaattttatatttttatcgctTGTTTGAGAAGGCAACAAATGATGAGTGAGGTGTATTTAGTGATATATTCTATGGCGGATTTGTGTCTCGCTCCAATAGAAACAATAGTAACTCtgtttactataaaatattgcgaGTCTCCAATTAGCATCAAGTTAATACCGAGCGAGCGAGATTTAAAGGAACAAGCATACATGATAGATCTCACAAATTTTGTCTATGAGattgtaaatgtaaatgaaaatgaaatacCTTACTACGCGAGCTTATGCGAATTACCGATTGTCACTGCTAACGACAGCTGCATGGCTGGTTTGTGTACAGTATTAAGACAGATTGTGAAAAGTGCTCCAAAATGTTTGTTGCACACTACCAAGTTACTAGGCTTTAAGGATTCTTGCCTGATTGCTTGCTCCGAGGCGAGCGTGTGGACGAAATTCTGCGAagtcgatttaattttaactctgAAGTCTTTTGACACGAAGGATTCGGAGAAATCTGTACTGCCTGTTAGTTTAGCTAGATTTGAGTGCCACATGTCTCAACCGGTTAAACTGCACAATTTGTACAAGTACACAATGTCCAAAAAGTTCGCCGCGCTTGATATAACTA
Above is a window of Monomorium pharaonis isolate MP-MQ-018 chromosome 10, ASM1337386v2, whole genome shotgun sequence DNA encoding:
- the LOC105829506 gene encoding POC1 centriolar protein homolog A isoform X3, whose amino-acid sequence is MGHKESVLDVCYSSDGSSMASASRDRSVRIWTPKVKGSSSSFKAHNSDVTSLQFSPDDEKLATASNDKNIKLWYTQAQTFFKSFFEHTHWVRCIKFSPDGRLLVSCSDDKTIKVWDITSGLCVKTFNQLKAPARYVEFHPNGIYIGTCMDTFVKLYDLRTGALYQCYNSHKKTVNMIKFHPTGHFMLTASDDSTMKILDLLEGRPIYTLKGPSYKTAITSIAFSKDGEFFASGGTDRQILLWKLNLSTDKQNGEFSKQLHLPVIREKSDVDEIFSISDKHEEDTYKKQDQAKCLLDALEKSDSESDSSPDLSTPEVINVKNIKSPKTRRSKRIAKVPILQNQILSASSSNQSIKKIDVLYDEVQLIRQNINMLERRLITLEEQFEKLNSPGL
- the LOC105829506 gene encoding POC1 centriolar protein homolog A isoform X1, with product MILITVKNSVNLNQALSFIILLVILLYISLFIFYTYFFCFTMLSRRIMENKKISNDPTYEKNFIGHTDVITALSFHPNTDQLISSSHDKKIILWNLTKKKSAYKFMGHKESVLDVCYSSDGSSMASASRDRSVRIWTPKVKGSSSSFKAHNSDVTSLQFSPDDEKLATASNDKNIKLWYTQAQTFFKSFFEHTHWVRCIKFSPDGRLLVSCSDDKTIKVWDITSGLCVKTFNQLKAPARYVEFHPNGIYIGTCMDTFVKLYDLRTGALYQCYNSHKKTVNMIKFHPTGHFMLTASDDSTMKILDLLEGRPIYTLKGPSYKTAITSIAFSKDGEFFASGGTDRQILLWKLNLSTDKQNGEFSKQLHLPVIREKSDVDEIFSISDKHEEDTYKKQDQAKCLLDALEKSDSESDSSPDLSTPEVINVKNIKSPKTRRSKRIAKVPILQNQILSASSSNQSIKKIDVLYDEVQLIRQNINMLERRLITLEEQFEKLNSPGL
- the LOC105829506 gene encoding POC1 centriolar protein homolog A isoform X2, with the protein product MENKKISNDPTYEKNFIGHTDVITALSFHPNTDQLISSSHDKKIILWNLTKKKSAYKFMGHKESVLDVCYSSDGSSMASASRDRSVRIWTPKVKGSSSSFKAHNSDVTSLQFSPDDEKLATASNDKNIKLWYTQAQTFFKSFFEHTHWVRCIKFSPDGRLLVSCSDDKTIKVWDITSGLCVKTFNQLKAPARYVEFHPNGIYIGTCMDTFVKLYDLRTGALYQCYNSHKKTVNMIKFHPTGHFMLTASDDSTMKILDLLEGRPIYTLKGPSYKTAITSIAFSKDGEFFASGGTDRQILLWKLNLSTDKQNGEFSKQLHLPVIREKSDVDEIFSISDKHEEDTYKKQDQAKCLLDALEKSDSESDSSPDLSTPEVINVKNIKSPKTRRSKRIAKVPILQNQILSASSSNQSIKKIDVLYDEVQLIRQNINMLERRLITLEEQFEKLNSPGL
- the LOC105829504 gene encoding copper transport protein ATOX1, whose amino-acid sequence is MAAQVHEFTVEMTCEGCSTAVQNVLRKKAGIDDIKIDLPAKKVFVTTALGSDEILQTIKKTGKTCQFLGTH
- the LOC105836013 gene encoding protein JTB; the protein is MIESCTKKRMLLGITFLGGLTVLALIIESHWTNSSSKLYVDNYENNSSCISGEEYEVISECHPCTAFEIASESIGICVHARYKEVLKCKSGETITRSCDKVAWLEERAFWKFEGFMFGTAIISCFAVYWRENILRQRIIRKVAKQLRISV